The Siniperca chuatsi isolate FFG_IHB_CAS linkage group LG7, ASM2008510v1, whole genome shotgun sequence genome includes a window with the following:
- the sptssb gene encoding serine palmitoyltransferase small subunit B isoform X1, whose protein sequence is MICEPACKMSFKNFREYLAWLYYQYLLITGIYVLEPWEKSIFNSILFSAIAMVIYTSYVFVPIHVHLALEFFSGIFGGQPESTMTLMN, encoded by the exons ATGATCTGTGAGCCAG CTTGCAAGATGAGCTTCAAGAACTTTAGGGAGTACCTGGCCTGGCTGTACTACCAGTACCTGCTCATCACCGGCATCTATGTCCTGGAGCCCTGGGAAAAGTCCATCTTCAACTCCATCCTCTTCTCGGCCATCGCCATGGTGATCTACACCTCATATGTCTTTGTGCCCATCCACGTGCACCTTGCACTGGAGTTTTTCTCTGGGATCTTTGGTGGCCAGCCTGAGAGCACTATGACACTCATGAACTAA
- the otol1b gene encoding otolin 1b, whose amino-acid sequence MRIISCQLTLVAVVVVTLTVVSCAEAKTTQKPKYQYTKKPVPQITVHSPVTTSMPKTLKTVPSTNPVEPHPLPTTERTTYPSHILSQYYTESTESPGVGPENYTLDYNECYFNFCECCPPERGPRGPKGDRGLPGLPGERGLTGAAGLSGPPGVNGPMGLRGDKGEKGDRGNSGTGGPPGVPGKPGQKGDVGSKGEKGDMGLQGVKGGSGEKGEPGQNGTAGEKGEPGKEGPAGPTGVAVEPGAKGDKGDKGECGTFGERGQKGERGDSGPPGIPGVMGIPGMNGKHGSPGPVGVRGDQGPPGPQGEPGVRGSQGPQGIRGMLGPKGDRGYPGMRGERGIRGFKGAKGSGVPQKRSAFSVGISPRKSFPPSGFPIRFDKVFYNEENHFNVSSNSFTCVHPGVYVFSFHITVRNQPLRATLVVNGSRRVRTRDSLYGQDIDQASTLVVLRLAVGDQVWMETLRDWNGAYASSEDDSIFSGFLLYSDKA is encoded by the exons ATGAGGATTATCTCCTGTCAGTTGACCCTCGTGGCTGTAGTTGTGGTTACACTCACTGTAGTGTCCTGCGCTGAAGCTAAGACTACACAGAAACCAAAGTACCAGTATACCAAGAAGCCCGTCCCTCAGATCACTGTGCACAGCCCTGTGACCACCAGCATGCCCAAGACTCTCAAGACAGTGCCGAGCACAAATCCTGTGGAGCCCCATCCGCTGCCCACCACAGAGAGGACCACCTATCCAAGTCACATCTTatcacagtactacacagagaGCACTGAGTCCCCTGGTGTTGGCCCTGAGAACTACACCCTGGATTACAACGAGTGCTACTTCAATTTCTGTGAGTGCTGTCCACCTGAGAGAGGCCCCAGGGGGCCAAAGGGAGACAGAGGCCTGCCAG GGCTGCCAGGTGAAAGAGGCCTTACAGGAGCAGCTGGTTTATCTGGACCACCAGGAGTGAATGGTCCTATGGGGTTAAGAGGAGACAAAG GGGAAAAAGGTGACAGAGGAAACAGTGGGACAGGCGGGCCACCAGGAGTCCCAGGGAAACCTGGACAAAAAG GTGATGTTGGCTCAAAAGGTGAGAAAGGTGATATGGGATTGCAAGGTGTCAAAGGTGGTAGTGGGGAAAAGGGGGAACCTGGACAGAATGGGACTGCTGGTGAGAAAGGAGAACCGGGAAAAGAGGGGCCAGCAGGACCTACAGGAGTGGCTGTGGAGCCAGGTGCTAAGGGAGACAAGGGGGATAAGGGGGAATGTGGCACATTCGGGGAAAGAGGACAGAAAGGTGAGCGAGGGGATTCTGGGCCTCCTGGCATCCCAGGAGTGATGGGCATTCCAGGAATGAACGGCAAGCATGGTTCCCCTGGTCCTGTAGGCGTCCGAGGGGATCAGGGACCTCCTGGACCACAAGGAGAGCCAGGGGTTAGAGGATCTCAGGGACCACAAGGCATAAGAGGCATGCTTGGGCCAAAAGGGGACAGAGGTTACCCTGGGATGAGAGGTGAGCGGGGCATCCGTGGATTCAAAGGAGCCAAGGGATCAGGGGTTCCCCAGAAACGCTCAGCCTTCAGTGTAGGTATCTCTCCAAGAAAGTCCTTCCCTCCTTCTGGCTTCCCTATACGCTTCGACAAAGTCTTCTACAATGAAGAGAACCACTTCAATGTCTCTTCCAACAGCTTCACATGCGTCCATCCTGGGGTTTACGTCTTCTCGTTCCACATCACTGTACGCAATCAGCCACTGCGAGCCACACTGGTAGTGAACGGGTCACGGCGGGTAAGGACACGGGACTCTCTTTACGGTCAAGACATCGACCAGGCGTCCACTCTGGTGGTGCTGCGGCTGGCAGTGGGTGATCAAGTGTGGATGGAGACACTCAGAGACTGGAATGGGGCATATGCCAGCAGTGAGGATGATAGCATCTTCTCTGGATTTCTGCTTTACTCAGACAAGGCCTGA
- the sptssb gene encoding serine palmitoyltransferase small subunit B isoform X2, with protein MSFKNFREYLAWLYYQYLLITGIYVLEPWEKSIFNSILFSAIAMVIYTSYVFVPIHVHLALEFFSGIFGGQPESTMTLMN; from the coding sequence ATGAGCTTCAAGAACTTTAGGGAGTACCTGGCCTGGCTGTACTACCAGTACCTGCTCATCACCGGCATCTATGTCCTGGAGCCCTGGGAAAAGTCCATCTTCAACTCCATCCTCTTCTCGGCCATCGCCATGGTGATCTACACCTCATATGTCTTTGTGCCCATCCACGTGCACCTTGCACTGGAGTTTTTCTCTGGGATCTTTGGTGGCCAGCCTGAGAGCACTATGACACTCATGAACTAA